From the Streptomyces sp. SN-593 genome, the window GTGTTCGGCGCCGCGCTGCTGGCCCGGGCGGCCCGCGAGGCACCGGGCGTACGGCTGCGCATCCTGCCCGAGGGCGACGAGGACCCGGCCGACCTGCGCGACCGGGTGGACCTCGACCTCGGCGCCCTGCCCGAGATCCCGCCGGACGTCCGCACCACCCGCCTGGCCGAGCACCGGTACATGGCGGCCGTACGGTCCACCGACCGGTCCCCCGGCCGCTCCCCCGACGCCGGACCCGTTCCCGCCGCGCCGCTCACCCCCGCGGACTTCGTCGCCCTCCCCCACGTCACCGTCTCCCGGCACGGCCGCGCCCGCAGCGTCATCGACGAGCGGCTCGCCGAACTCGGCCTGGAACGGCGGGTGCTGGCCACCGTGCCGACCTACGGCGCGGCCTGCTTCCTCGCGCTGGACACGGACGCGTACGCGATCGTGCCCTCCGGGTTCGCCGAACGCGCGGCCGGGGCCATGCGGTTGGCGGTGCGCGAGATCCCGCTGCCGCTGCCCCCGGTGTCCTTCGACATGGCGTGGCACGTGCGGCACGACGCCGACCCCGCGCACCGCTGGCTGCGCGACACCCTGGCCGCGCTGGCCGGCGACAGGCCCGAGCCGCTCGCGGGGGAGCGGCGGGCGGCGGAGTAGCCTCCCTTCGCATGGACGCGATGACGATTCCCCAGCCAGGCGGCCCCGACGCGCTGACCTGGGCGGACGTTCCCGATCCGGTGGCCGGTGACGGCGAGGTCGTGGTCGAGGTCGCGGCCAGCGCCGTGAACCGGGCCGACCTCCTCCAGCGCCAGGGCCTGTACGACCCGCCGCCGGGCTCCGTGCCGTACCCGGGCCTGGAGTGCTCCGGCCGGATCGCGGCGGTCGGGCCGGGCGTGGCCGGCTGGGCGGTCGGCGACGAGGTGTGCGCGCTGCTCGCGGGCGGCGGCTACGCCGAGAAGGTGGCGGTCCCCGCCGGCCAACTGCTGCCTGTGCCACGGGGAATCGACCTCGTGACGGCGGCCGCGCTGCCCGAAGTCACCGCCACCGTCTGGTCGAACGTCTTCATGGTGGCCCGTCTGCGGCCGACCGAGACGCTGTTGGTGCACGGCGGGTCGAGCGGGATCGGCACCATGGCGATCCAGCTCGGGAAGGCGGTCGGCGCGCGGGTCGCGGTCACCGCGGGCAGCCCGGAGAAGCTCGACGCCTGCCGGGAGTTGGGCGCGGACGTGCTGATCGACTACCGCGAGCAGGACTTCGTGGCCGAACTCGGCCCGGAGGGCGCGGACGTCGTCCTCGACCTGGTCGGCGCCAAGTACCTGGACCGCAACATCGACGCGCTCGCGCCGGACGGCCGCCTGGTGGTGATCGGTATGCAGGGCGGCGTGAAGGCCGAGCTGAACCTCGCCAAGCTGATGGCCAAGCGCGGCACCGTCGCCGCGACCACGCTGCGGGCCCGCCCGCCGGCCGAGAAGGCGTCGATCGTCGCGGCGGTGCGCGAGCACGTCTGGCCGTTGATCGAGGCGGGCACCGTCCGGCCGGTCGTCGACCGCGCGATGCCGCTCGTCCAGGCCGCCGAGGCGCACCGGCTGATGGAGTCCAGCACCCACATCGGCAAGATCCTGCTGACCGTCTGACCGTCTGACCGTCTGACCGTCTGACCGTCTGACCCCTGACCGTCTGACGCACCGCCCGACCGGGCAACCCGCCGGCCCGGGGCCCCGCCGGAGCCCCGGGTCCGACGCATCCCGGGGGCCGCGCCCGCACCCTCCGCCCGGGATGCCGGAATTGGGCCATCATGTGACGCTTGGCATACACACAGGTGGTGCGGGAGGCGCGGACGTGCGGTGGGCGGCGGACAGGCGGGGCGAGGCACGGCGGACAGC encodes:
- a CDS encoding LysR family transcriptional regulator, whose protein sequence is MLLPDMNLLPALDALLREGSVTGAATVMNVSPSAMSRTLARLRRVVGDPLLVSSGRGMTLTPRARELRPQAAAALGQALAALRPPPPVDLADVRRDFVIRTNDGAAVVFGAALLARAAREAPGVRLRILPEGDEDPADLRDRVDLDLGALPEIPPDVRTTRLAEHRYMAAVRSTDRSPGRSPDAGPVPAAPLTPADFVALPHVTVSRHGRARSVIDERLAELGLERRVLATVPTYGAACFLALDTDAYAIVPSGFAERAAGAMRLAVREIPLPLPPVSFDMAWHVRHDADPAHRWLRDTLAALAGDRPEPLAGERRAAE
- a CDS encoding NAD(P)H-quinone oxidoreductase → MDAMTIPQPGGPDALTWADVPDPVAGDGEVVVEVAASAVNRADLLQRQGLYDPPPGSVPYPGLECSGRIAAVGPGVAGWAVGDEVCALLAGGGYAEKVAVPAGQLLPVPRGIDLVTAAALPEVTATVWSNVFMVARLRPTETLLVHGGSSGIGTMAIQLGKAVGARVAVTAGSPEKLDACRELGADVLIDYREQDFVAELGPEGADVVLDLVGAKYLDRNIDALAPDGRLVVIGMQGGVKAELNLAKLMAKRGTVAATTLRARPPAEKASIVAAVREHVWPLIEAGTVRPVVDRAMPLVQAAEAHRLMESSTHIGKILLTV